The genomic DNA GAAGCCTCAGGGATTAGTCCAAGTTTTGAAACTGTAACCGATGTAAGTGATGATGGCGATGATGTAGATGGTAATACAGAGGATGATCCAACAGAGACCGAATTGGGTTGTTTAATAGTGATCAATGAATTCTCACCAAATGGAGACGGTGTTAATGAGTTTTTAATTATAAACTGTATCACTAACTATCCAAATAACAGGTTAGAGATTTATAACCGTTGGGGAAATATTGTTTATAAGAAACAAGGTTATAATAATGAATTTGATGGAACTTCCAATGGAAGATCAACGATTAATGGTACAGAAAAGTTACCAGTAGGAACCTACTACTATGTATTAGATCTAGGAGATGGTTCTAAACCTAAAGTAGGATGGTTATACATCAATAGATAAAATAGAACATACACCTAAAGAAATTAAAAATGATAAAGTTATCTTCATTAACAAAAAGTTTGATTTTAATAGTGTTTGTTGCACTATTATCTCTGGAACTAAACGCTCAGCAAGATCCTCAGTACACACAATATATGTATAATACTATGAGTGTGAACTCAGCCTATGCAGGTCAACGAGATGTATTAAGTATCACAGGATTATACCGTACCCAATGGGTCGGGATAGAAGGTGCTCCAAAAACAATAACTTTTGGAGCCCACTCTCCGTTAAGAAACAAACGTTTAGGATTAGGATTAAATCTGGTAAGTGATAAATTAGGCCCAGCTAGTGAAACCAATGTCGATGTCAATTTTTCATACACCATTCCAATTGATGAAATAAGAGGGACTGAGCTTTCATTTGGATTAAAAGGAGGTTTCCATTTATTGGATACCGATTGGAGCAAAGGTGTATTCCAATACCCGGACAGAGTTTTTAATGATAACTTAAGTTTATTTTCTCCAACTATAGGAGCTGGTCTTTACTTGCATTCAGAAAAGTGGTATTTGGGACTATCCGTACCAAACTTTTTTACTACAGAGCATTATGATGGTATTCAAGAATCCGTGGCAACAGAACGCTTACACTATTTTTTAATAGGAGGGTATGTGTTTGATATAGGAGAA from Flavivirga abyssicola includes the following:
- a CDS encoding PorP/SprF family type IX secretion system membrane protein — its product is MIKLSSLTKSLILIVFVALLSLELNAQQDPQYTQYMYNTMSVNSAYAGQRDVLSITGLYRTQWVGIEGAPKTITFGAHSPLRNKRLGLGLNLVSDKLGPASETNVDVNFSYTIPIDEIRGTELSFGLKGGFHLLDTDWSKGVFQYPDRVFNDNLSLFSPTIGAGLYLHSEKWYLGLSVPNFFTTEHYDGIQESVATERLHYFLIGGYVFDIGENTKLKPAALVKAVSGAPLIADLSINALFNEKLTLGLGYRWDDSISGLAGFQINPGLFIGYAYDLTTSGLSSYNNGSHEIMLRFELYQIGRILSPRFF